The Montipora capricornis isolate CH-2021 chromosome 1, ASM3666992v2, whole genome shotgun sequence genome contains a region encoding:
- the LOC138052877 gene encoding metaxin-2-like, whose translation MASRGPVTEAAIAAMSVEQGVWPENVELYEPYKDTIVLTDAALCRSTEAYLRFCGLAHEVRCRRNAEFMSPSGNVPFLRVDNELICDFSGISAYIESKGFSTSKDFELRDRAEMKAYISLVENSLFPAELYMLWWKKDWAARTRQHYGSQFAAPLNFILGYKKQWQVCEYLKAQGWHHKTEREVLEEFKRTCQALSEKLGRNQFFINDRPTELDALVFGHLHTVLTRYQPDNSLSSIVKAHNNLVDLVMRILWDYFNDNRWRATNQNL comes from the exons ATGGCGTCCAGGGGACCAGTGACTGAAGCTGCCATAGCGGCCATGA GTGTGGAACAAGGAGTGTGGCCAGAGAATGTGGAACTCTATGAGCCTTACAAAG ATACTATTGTATTGACGGATGCTGCCCTTTGCAGGAGTACAGAG GCTTATTTACGATTTTGTGGCTTAGCTCATGAAGTTAGATGCAGAAGAAATGCAGAATTCATGTCTCCATCAG GTAATGTTCCATTCTTAAGGGTTGACAATGAACTAATCTGTGACTTCTCTGGAATTTCGGCATATATTGAGAGTAAG GGCTTCTCCACCAGCAAGGACTTTGAACTAAGGGATAGAGCAGAAATGAAAGCATATATTTCCTTGGTTGAAAATTCTCTCTTCCCAGCTGAG TTGTACATGTTATGGTGGAAAAAAGACTGGGCAGCAAGAACAAGGCAACATTATGGCAGTCAATTTGCAGCACCACTGAACTTCATTCTTGGCTATAAGAAACAGTGGCAGGTCTGTGAGTACCTGAAGGCTCAAGGATGGCACCATAAGACTGAGAGAGAG GTCTTGGAAGAATTTAAACGGACATGTCAAGCTCTGTCTGAAAAGCTTGGAAGGAATCAATTCTTTATAAACGACAG ACCTACCGAGCTAGATGCATTGGTTTTCGGCCATCTTCATACTGTTCTGACGAGATATCAGCCAGATAACTCGTTGAGCTCTATTGTTAAAGCCCACAACAACCTCGTTGACCTTGTAATGAGAATCTTGTGGGATTACTTTAATGATAACAGGTGGAGGGCTACCAATCAGAATTTGTGA
- the LOC138037553 gene encoding uncharacterized protein: MTSTKNEDDKCEDDLNEEESESNMLDTRPVRCFPTVKRSSRQNKCNWRWRWKYFTRALQPILEQGESAKDDTCKTDDSSAKISTDDIEKKELSLSATSEGKHLEQKNEQVENYNRGVDFCEEPVESIRDKDDYSACIKLIEKFQEAVLENAVRVIQAAFKRFRERRRFLKLRKAATVIQRSVRQWLMRKHSLEGLEHHLALKGNCQMTDTLQNKEPSCSQGKNSDLTTSNTGCDRMNNQNELKDKNCENEDAFDHEVLTDDRDGILLEESDGTNQFENSISLDGLDVLSLCGSTDNINDAGISVDPCGEETYCISDPDALSLADSGIDTCSDRSVEATITDESRFLSCEKSTHEHVSTIEQGGAEQ, encoded by the exons ATGACTTCCACCAAAAACGAAGATGATAAATGTGAAGACGACCTCAACGAGGAGGAAAGCGAATCGAATATGTTGGATACAAGGCCTGTAAGATGCTTTCCGACTGTCAAACGTTCTTCCCGTCAAAACAAATGCAACTGGAGATGGAGATGGAAGTATTTCACAAG GGCCCTTCAGCCAATTTTAGAGCAAGGGGAAAGTGCAAAAGATGATACATGCAAGACGGATGACAGCAGTGCTAAAATAAGTACTGATGATATTGAGAAAAAGGAGTTATCATTATCTGCAACAAGTGAAGGAAAACATTTGGAGCAAAAAAATGAACAGGTCGAAAATTATAACAGGGGAGTGGACTTTTGTGAGGAACCTGTGGAGTCTATAAGAGACAAAGATGACTACAGTGCATGTATTAAACTTATAGAGAAATTCCAAGAGGCTGTGTTAGAAAATGCGGTGAGAGTCATTCAAGCTGCTTTTAAACGCTTTAGAGAAAGACGGCGTTTTTTGAAGCTGCGCAAAGCAGCAACTGTAATTCAAAGAAGTGTTAGACAGTGGCTTATGCGTAAACATTCTTTGGAAGGGCTAGAACATCATTTGGCTCTGAAGGGAAACTGCCAAATGACTGATACTTTGCAAAACAAGGAGCCCTCGTGTTCACAAGGCAAGAACAGTGACTTAACCACGAGCAATACAGGATGCGACAGAATGAACAATCAAAATgaattgaaagataaaaattgcGAAAATGAGGATGCATTTGATCATGAGGTCCTGACAGATGACAGAGATGGCATTTTGCTGGAAGAATCAGATGGAACCAATCAatttgaaaactcaatttctttGGATGGTCTTGATGTGTTATCTTTGTGTGGAAGTACTGACAATATCAATGATGCAGGCATATCAGTGGATCCTTGTGGTGAAGAGACCTATTGCATTTCTGATCCAGACGCTCTATCATTAGCTGACAGTGGCATTGACACATGCTCCGATAGAAGTGTGGAGGCCACTATCACAGATGAAAGCAGATTTTTATCATGTGAAAAATCAACTCATGAACATGTATCTACTATTGAGCAAGGTGGTGCTGAACAATAA